A stretch of Brassica napus cultivar Da-Ae chromosome C6, Da-Ae, whole genome shotgun sequence DNA encodes these proteins:
- the LOC106406196 gene encoding S-adenosyl-L-methionine-dependent tRNA 4-demethylwyosine synthase, with the protein MASSSSIHARLALVALLSATTFYCIHKYRRLKRLKTLSLNPSTRRGKIFFISETGTSKSLAQRLHKLLESNGIAFDLVDPTSYEPEDLPKETLAIFVASTWDGGKPPKDGEFLVDWLSESAEDFRVGSLLLSGCRFGVFGVGSRGYGEEYNAVAKEMSRRMVGLGGAEMVPLGEGDVDDGELDRAFQEWCDGVIRVLKGGSARETNEITQNGVVESEDEYVDTTDEEEEDDNNDIVDLEDIAGKAPSRKNGVVKVTKRGDGKKEMVTPVIRASLTKQGYKIIGSHSGVKICRWTKSQLRGRGGCYKHSFYGIESHRCMETTPSLACANKCVFCWRHHTNPVGKSWQWKMDDPKEIVNGALDLHTKMIKQMKGVPGVTPEKLQEGLTPRHCALSLVGEPIMYPEINALVDELHGKRISTFLVTNAQFPEKILMMKPITQLYVSVDAATKESLKAIDRPLFADFWERFIDSLKALQEKQQRTVYRLTLVKGWNTEELEAYFNLFSIGKPDFIEIKGVTYCGSSATSKLTMENVPWHADVKAFSEALSVKSNGEYEVACEHAHSCCVLLGRTDKFKVDGKWFTWIDYEKFHDLVASGEPFTSRDYMAETPSWAVYGAEEGGFDPEQLRYKKERHHHPKPQAVVA; encoded by the exons ATGGCTTCGTCGTCCTCCATTCACGCTCGACTAGCTCTCGTAGCTCTGCTCTCCGCGACTACTTTCTACTGCATCCACAAATATCGCCGCCTGAAACGTCTCAAAACCCTCTCCTTAAACCCTAGCACCAGAAGGGGAaagatcttcttcatctccgAAACTGGAACATCCAAATCCCTAGCTCAGCGTCTCCACAAGCTCCTGGAATCGAACGGCATCGCGTTCGATCTCGTCGATCCAACTAGCTACGAGCCGGAGGATCTCCCCAAGGAGACGCTGGCCATCTTCGTCGCGTCGACGTGGGACGGCGGGAAGCCGCCCAAGGACGGGGAGTTTCTCGTCGACTGGCTATCGGAGAGCGCGGAGGATTTTCGAGTCGGATCGCTTCTTCTCTCCGGTTGCAGATTCGGAGTCTTCGGCGTCGGGAGCCGGGGTTACGGCGAGGAGTACAACGCGGTGGCGAAGGAGATGTCGAGGAGGATGGTGGGGTTGGGGGGAGCGGAGATGGTTCCGTTGGGAGAAGGTGACGTGGACGATGGAGAGTTAGATAGAGCGTTTCAGGAGTGGTGTGATGGAGTGATTAGAGTTCTCAAGGGAGGCTCTGCTCGAGAAACTAATGAGATTACTCAAAACGGTGTCGTTGAGAGTGAAGACGAATACGTTGATACAACagatgaagaggaggaagatgatAATAATGATATTGTTGATCTCGAAGATATTGCTGGAAAAGCTCCTTCTAGGAAGAACGGTGTGGTTAAGGTTACGAAACGTGGTGATgggaagaaggagatggtgacACCTGTGATTAGAGCTAGCCTAACGAAACAG GGGTATAAGATCATTGGTTCGCATAGTGGGGTTAAGATTTGTAGATGGACGAAGTCACAGCTTAGAGGGAGGGGAGGTTGTTACAAGCACTCCTTTTATGGCATTGAGAGTCACAG GTGTATGGAGACAACACCTAGTTTAGCTTGTGCGAACAAATGTGTCTTCTGTTGGAGGCATCACACAAATCCCGTGGGGAAGAGCTGGCAGTGGAAGATGGACGATCCTAAAGAGATTGTGAATGGTGCTCTTGATCTTCATACAAAGATGATTAAACAGATGAAAGGAGTTCCAG GTGTAACTCCAGAGAAGTTACAAGAAGGTCTAACACCAAGGCATTGTGCGTTATCACTTGTTGGTGAGCCAATTATGTATCCAGAGATCAATGCCCTTGTGGATGAGCTTCATGGAAAGCGTATTTCCACGTTCTTGGTTACTAATGCACAATTCCCCGAAAAGATCTTGATGATGAAGCCTATCACCCAG TTGTACGTAAGTGTAGATGCTGCCACCAAAGAGAGCTTGAAGGCTATTGATAGGCCTCTCTTTGCAGACTTCTGGGAGCGGTTTATT GACTCCTTGAAAGCTCTCCAAGAGAAGCAGCAACGAACAGTCTATCGTTTAACACTTGTCAAAGGATGGAACACAGAAGAGCTAGAAGCTTATTTCAATCTCTTCAGCATTGGGAAACCTGACTTCATCGAGATCAAAGGGGTCACATATTGTGGATC ATCTGCAACATCAAAGTTGACAATGGAGAACGTACCGTGGCACGCTGACGTTAAAGCATTCTCAGAAGCTCTGTCTGTGAAGAGCAATGGAGAGTACGAGGTTGCTTGCGAGCACGCCCATTCTTGCTGTGTTCTTCTAGGGAGAACTGACAAGTTCAAGGTGGATGGAAAGTGGTTCACCTGGATCGACTATGAGAAGTTCCATGATCTG GTGGCGTCTGGAGAACCATTCACGAGCAGGGACTATATGGCTGAAACACCATCATGGGCAGTTTATGGAGCAGAGGAAGGTGGGTTTGATCCAGAGCAGTTGCGTTACAAGAAGGAAAGGCATCATCACCCTAAACCACAAGCTGTTGTAGCTTAA
- the LOC106406197 gene encoding cilia- and flagella-associated protein 251 encodes MGKRRLQREKESSVRATVGEASSLLESQMARRRRGRPRKNLESPENFKKEEDEDYEEYEDEEEEEDEQVEIVNREKLKKKKVRSSPSVEEGQKWKLEEVSKPEEEENPDMTVKTVAPLSYRRSRRKNTPVKSW; translated from the coding sequence ATGGGTAAGAGAAGGTTGCAGAGAGAAAAAGAATCGTCAGTGAGGGCGACGGTAGGAGAAGCTTCATCTCTGTTGGAGTCTCAGATGGCAAGGAGACGAAGAGGAAGGCCGAGGAAGAATCTTGAGAGTCCTGAAAATTTCAAgaaggaagaagacgaagattACGAGGAGTAcgaggacgaagaagaagaagaagatgagcaaGTTGAGATTGTTAACAGAgagaaactgaagaagaagaaggttagAAGTAGCCCTAGCGTGGAAGAAGGGCAAAAGTGGAAACTTGAAGAAGTATCTAAGCCTGAGGAGGAGGAGAATCCGGATATGACGGTGAAGACGGTTGCACCGCTGTCATATAGACGGTCCAGGAGGAAGAACACACCGGTGAAAAGCTGGTAA
- the LOC106406226 gene encoding phosphatidylinositol transfer protein 3 gives MFRRKTTSQAEQENNEAALREAKIKEVKTLIGELSGRSSLYCSDPCLKRYLEARNWNVGKAKKMLEETLKWRSTFKPEEIRWNEVSGEGETGKVYKAGFHDRSGRTVLILRPGLQNTKSLENQMKHLVYLIENAIMNLPEDQEQMSWLIDFTDWSLSTSVPIKSARETINILQNHYPERLAVAFLYNPPRLFEAFWKIVKYFIDAKTFIKVKFVYPKNPESVELMSSFFDEENLPTEFGGKALLQYNHEEFSKQMNQDDAKTADFWGLVHSSSEFSGAEIAPEPIQTNP, from the exons ATGTTTCGCCGCAAGACTACTTCGCAAGCTGAACAAGAGAATAACGAGGCAGCTCTCAGAGAGGCAAAG ATCAAAGAGGTCAAGACTCTCATAGGTGAGCTCTCTGGAAGGAGTTCACTCTACTGTTCAGATCCCTGTCTTAAGAGATATCTTGAAGCTAGGAACTGGAACGTTGGCAAAGCCAAGAAGATGCTTGAAGAGACGCTGAAATGGAGATCAACCTTCAAACCTGAGGAGATCCGTTGG aaTGAAGTCTCAGGTGAAGGTGAGACTGGTAAAGTCTACAAAGCTGGATTCCATGACAGAAGTGGAAGAACTGTTCTCATACTCAGACCAGGTTTGCAGAACACCAAGTCTTTGGAGAACCAGATGAAACATTTAGTGTATCTCATTGAGAATGCTATCATGAATCTCCCTGAGGATCAAGAACAGATGTCTTGGCTCATTGATTTTACGGACTGGTCGCTGAGCACCAGTGTGCCTATCAAATCCGCTAGAGAAACTATCAACATACTGCAGAATCACTACCCTGAGAGACTAGCTGTCGCTTTCCTCTATAACCCTCCAAGGCTCTTTGAGGCATTCTGGAAG ATAGTGAAGTACTTCATTGATGCAAAGACATTCATCAAGGTGAAGTTTGTTTACCCGAAGAACCCTGAAAGCGTGGAGCTTATGAGCTCGTTTTTCGACGAGGAGAACCTCCCAACGGAGTTTGGAGGGAAGGCTTTGTTGCAGTATAACCATGAAGAGTTCTCTAAGCAAATGAACCAAGACGATGCTAAAACTGCAGACTTTTGGGGACTGGTTCACAGCAGCAGTGAATTTTCCGGAGCTGAGATTGCTCCTGAGCCAATCCAAACCAACCCTTGA
- the LOC125574897 gene encoding uncharacterized protein At1g01500-like, with protein sequence MAQLYTPIWVWAAQLDIPTLTHIPLDPDSLLEINGVRCSQGVSSQLRRDRVDKRSEAVTYISTDSIRLSGSVRFEVYDREELVLSGTLELSGSNNGFTGESVKHSVKRWGMSCEAEITAGCGFLKEKKHIGCSEMSSSPLLPTVEVYVTGCFSGTPIILTKTLQLGFRKKQVNRVAALDSIPEYETGETHKGNSSELDFQVTEYGRYKQDYEGEYGDMYMGREYADVEDGEMSWFNAGVRVGVGIGLGVCVGLGIGVGLLVRTYQSTTRNFRRRVI encoded by the exons ATGGCCCAACTGTACACACCCATTTGGGTGTGGGCCGCCCAACTTGACATCCCTACCCTCACCCACATCCCTCTGGATCCAGACTCGCTCCTCGAGATCAACGGTGTTCGATGCTCTCAAGGAGTTTCCTCTCAGCTGAGGAGAGACCGTGTTGATAAGAGATCTGAAGCCGTTACTTACATCAGCACAGACAGCATCAGGCTATCCGGTAGCGTGAGGTTTGAGGTGTATGACAGAGAAGAGCTGGTTTTGTCTGGGACGTTGGAGTTGTCTGGTAGTAATAATGGCTTCACAGGGGAGTCTGTTAAGCATAGCGTGAAGCGGTGGGGGATGAGCTGTGAAGCTGAGATCACTGCAGGGTGTGGTTTCTTGAAGGAGAAGAAACACATTGGTTGTTCTGAGATGTCATCATCTCCGTTGTTGCCGACTGTTGAAGTTTATGTCACTGGTTGCTTCTCTGGAACACCTATCATCTTGACCAAGACGCTTCAGCTTGGTTTTAGGAAGAAGCAGGTCAATAGAGTGGCTGCGTTAGATTCGATTCCTGAGTATGAGACCGGCGAGACTCATAAAGGCAACTCGTCTGAGCTTGATTTTCAG GTAACAGAATACGGAAGGTATAAACAAGACTATGAAGGAGAATACGGAGACATGTATATGGGAAGAGAGTACGCAGATGTTGAAGATGGCGAAATGTCTTGGTTCAACGCTGGTGTGAGGGTTGGTGTTGGAATTGGTCTTGGCGTCTGTGTAGGTCTCGGCATTGGTGTTGGCCTTCTGGTGCGAACCTATCAATCAACCACCAGAAACTTCAGAAGAAGAGTCATCTAG
- the LOC106404558 gene encoding mitochondrial import inner membrane translocase subunit TIM13 produces the protein MDFSSPSPPMGSGQSPEALMEQVQAQLQQAYAEELIETLRGKCFDKCVTKPGSSLSSGESSCVSRCVDRYIEAMGIISRSLFSQQR, from the coding sequence TTTCATCTCCGTCGCCGCCTATGGGTAGTGGTCAGTCTCCGGAAGCATTGATGGAACAGGTGCAGGCGCAGCTACAACAAGCTTACGCGGAGGAGTTGATAGAGACGCTGAGAGGAAAATGCTTTGATAAATGTGTAACAAAGCCAGGATCAAGCCTTAGCAGTGGCGAGAGTAGCTGCGTCTCTAGATGCGTTGATCGTTACATTGAAGCCATGGGTATCATTAGCCGTTCTCTCTTCTCCCAACAACGTTGA
- the LOC111206972 gene encoding uncharacterized protein LOC111206972, producing MLIKKFWNHVLKGTCHPAREPREKGFVKTEFIVSKSFSSSPFSLDGESHRISLPISPPISPPISPPISPPISADRSANLTESLAHSTDLSADSNLNQVKLMGLDYSYSQPSESEDYGGNSVDSGFSETEDLIRRDQAEISYNARSPVQYPPQPEVDSGFPQTCYCGAQPLLATSNSRNDPCNI from the exons ATGTTAATTAAGAAGTTTTGGAATCACGTCCTTAAGGGCACCTGTCATCCTGCGAGGGAACCAAGGGAAAAGGGGTTTGTGAAAACGGAGTTTATCGTTTCGAAATCATTTTCatcttctcccttctctctcgaCGGCGAATCTCACCGAATCTCTCTGCCAATCTCTCCGCCAATCTCTCCGCCAATCTCTCCGCCGATCTCTCCGCCGATCTCCGCCGATCGCTCCGCCAATCTCACCGAATCTCTCGCTCACTCCACCGATCTTTCCGCCGATTCGAATCTAAACCAG GTTAAACTCATGGGACTTGACTACAGCTACAGCCAGCCTTCGGAGTCTGAGGATTATGGTGGAAACTCAGTCGATAGTGGCTTCAGCGAAACGGAAGATCTAATTCGACGTGACCAAGCTGAGATAAGCTATAATGCTCGTTCACCGGTTCAGTACCCTCCGCAACCCGAGGTTGACTCTGGATTCCCGCAGACATGCTACTGTGGTGCTCAGCCTCTACTTGCAACATCTAACAGTAGGAATGATCCATGTAACATCTAA